The following are from one region of the Vibrio parahaemolyticus genome:
- a CDS encoding HAD family hydrolase produces the protein MSKPLYVFDMDETLINADCAMIWNAFLVEKGIATQPNFIEEDQRLMALYAEGKMDMEDYLEFCMAPLADMPVAHVHTLVEECVEHHILPKQFEQSKTLIAQLDRDDIDMVIISASVTFLVEAVGHRLGIPVALGIDLVEKHGSYSAEIAGVPSYREGKVIRLKAWLDAQPESYSEVHFYTDSINDLPLCEYADYAYLVNPCPQLKARANNANWTVLSWG, from the coding sequence ATGTCCAAACCTTTGTACGTCTTTGATATGGATGAAACTCTAATCAACGCCGACTGTGCGATGATTTGGAACGCATTTTTGGTTGAAAAAGGCATAGCAACGCAACCAAACTTCATCGAGGAAGATCAGCGTTTAATGGCCTTGTACGCAGAAGGCAAAATGGACATGGAGGACTACTTAGAATTCTGTATGGCACCATTGGCTGACATGCCCGTTGCACACGTCCATACGTTGGTAGAAGAGTGTGTAGAGCACCACATCCTGCCTAAGCAGTTTGAGCAATCCAAAACGTTGATAGCACAGTTGGATCGCGATGACATCGATATGGTTATCATCTCTGCGAGCGTGACATTCTTAGTCGAAGCGGTCGGCCATCGATTAGGAATTCCCGTCGCATTAGGAATTGATTTGGTTGAGAAGCACGGCAGCTACAGCGCTGAAATTGCAGGCGTTCCGAGTTATCGAGAAGGCAAAGTTATACGCTTGAAAGCATGGTTAGATGCTCAGCCAGAATCTTATTCAGAAGTTCACTTTTACACCGACTCCATCAATGATTTACCTTTGTGCGAATACGCAGATTACGCATATTTGGTGAATCCTTGCCCACAATTAAAAGCACGCGCAAATAACGCCAATTGGACGGTTTTGTCTTGGGGTTAG
- a CDS encoding ABC transporter ATP-binding protein: MSYVTAKNLTKRFGDNTVFEDIQFAIEQGEFITLLGPSGCGKSTLLRSLAGLNPVDGGDIWVNGEEITHQVPQERGIGMVFQSYALFPNMTVEGNIAFGLKMKKLASDEIQREVTKVIELVDLKGKEKHYPHQLSGGQRQRVALARALVVKPRILLLDEPLSALDAKIRKHLRQQIRDIQEEMNLTTIFVTHDQEEAMIMSDRIFLMNKGEIVQAGTPEAIYTHPANEFVAEFMGHYNLVDANKAKQLFNIDTEWKVAIRPESIYVKEHGRQYGNHISAPQMGTIKNHQLLGNVIRYQVCVEECDLTVDLLNRSSERLLANGSQLELLFNLNEIQPVRA, translated from the coding sequence ATGAGTTACGTAACCGCAAAAAACCTTACCAAACGTTTTGGTGATAATACGGTATTTGAAGACATTCAATTCGCTATCGAACAAGGCGAGTTCATCACGCTTTTAGGGCCTAGTGGCTGTGGTAAATCCACCCTACTTCGCAGTCTTGCGGGTTTAAATCCGGTTGATGGTGGCGACATTTGGGTAAATGGCGAAGAGATCACCCACCAAGTGCCACAAGAAAGGGGCATCGGTATGGTTTTTCAGTCTTACGCGCTGTTTCCAAACATGACGGTTGAGGGCAACATCGCCTTTGGCTTGAAAATGAAGAAACTCGCCTCTGATGAAATTCAACGCGAAGTGACAAAAGTGATAGAGTTAGTTGACTTAAAAGGCAAAGAAAAACACTACCCACACCAACTTTCAGGAGGCCAACGTCAGCGTGTGGCGTTAGCCCGAGCGCTCGTGGTTAAACCTCGTATTCTTTTACTTGATGAGCCGCTTTCGGCACTGGATGCAAAGATCCGTAAGCATCTTCGCCAACAGATCCGAGACATACAAGAAGAGATGAACCTAACTACCATCTTTGTGACTCATGACCAAGAAGAAGCGATGATAATGTCTGATCGCATCTTTTTGATGAACAAAGGGGAAATTGTTCAAGCCGGCACACCAGAAGCGATCTACACTCACCCTGCCAATGAATTTGTGGCTGAGTTTATGGGGCATTACAACTTGGTCGATGCTAACAAAGCCAAACAACTCTTTAATATCGATACCGAATGGAAGGTGGCAATTCGTCCAGAGTCCATCTACGTGAAAGAGCATGGTCGCCAATACGGAAACCATATTTCTGCACCGCAGATGGGAACCATCAAAAACCACCAACTGCTTGGCAATGTAATTCGCTACCAAGTATGCGTCGAAGAGTGCGATCTTACGGTCGATTTGCTCAACCGTTCATCCGAACGATTGCTAGCTAACGGCAGTCAACTAGAGCTATTGTTTAACCTTAACGAAATTCAACCAGTGAGAGCCTAA
- a CDS encoding ABC transporter permease has translation MQDVNSRFHKSVVYTIVGIMLIPILATFIYSISSRWGATILPDGFTFDWYIKLLTDPRFLQAFGRSLFIGLSALALSVVLVLPAIFVVFYYFPKLDKLMNILILLPFAVPPVVSSVGLLQLYADSEISLIGTPWILVGTYFTIALPFMYRAISNSFEAINLHDLTDAAHLLGASTTKAFLLIILPNLKKGLMASLFLSFSFLLGEFVFANILVGTRYETLQIYLYNMRQTSGHFTSALVMTYFLFIFLLTWLASRFSRGVK, from the coding sequence ATGCAAGACGTAAATTCTCGATTCCATAAAAGCGTCGTTTACACCATCGTCGGAATCATGCTGATCCCGATTCTAGCGACGTTCATTTACTCGATTTCTTCTCGCTGGGGCGCAACGATTCTACCTGATGGTTTCACTTTTGACTGGTACATTAAACTGCTTACGGATCCTCGCTTCTTACAGGCGTTTGGTCGCTCGCTCTTTATTGGCCTTTCAGCACTAGCACTGAGTGTTGTTCTCGTACTGCCTGCGATTTTCGTGGTGTTTTACTACTTTCCGAAACTCGACAAGCTGATGAATATCCTGATTTTGCTGCCATTTGCAGTACCACCAGTGGTTTCGTCTGTCGGCCTTCTTCAACTCTATGCTGACAGCGAAATTTCCCTCATCGGTACACCCTGGATTTTAGTGGGTACTTACTTCACCATCGCATTGCCATTTATGTATCGCGCCATTTCCAACAGCTTTGAAGCCATCAATTTACATGATTTGACGGACGCAGCGCACTTGCTTGGCGCAAGTACGACCAAAGCTTTTTTGTTGATCATTTTGCCCAATTTAAAGAAAGGTTTAATGGCATCGTTGTTCCTCTCCTTCTCATTCTTACTAGGAGAGTTCGTGTTCGCCAATATTTTGGTCGGCACTCGCTACGAAACCCTACAAATCTACTTGTACAACATGCGTCAAACCAGCGGCCACTTCACATCTGCGCTCGTGATGACCTATTTCCTGTTTATTTTCTTACTGACTTGGTTGGCAAGTCGTTTCAGCCGAGGAGTCAAATAA
- a CDS encoding ABC transporter permease codes for MSSSVLSPSASRAAKPTTSVWLKRIKPAIWLVPFALFFYLFQLAPMIWVLFNSFIYDGEFALDNYIEVLDSAFMLQAFGNSLWLSVWSSIFGLAIATLLVSSLRRVNSKLRDAVIAFTNMSSNFAGVPLSFAFIIILGTNGAITLLLKQYGLLGDFDLYGKWGLLAIYIYFQIPLAVLLLYPAFDALSDDWQAAAALLGARTAQYWAKVALPVLSPALFGTFIILIANAIGAYASVYALTSGNYNVITIRIASLVSGDLFLEPNLAAAISVILMALLAFITVINQWLIAKSYAAKKSRK; via the coding sequence ATGAGCAGTTCTGTTTTATCACCAAGCGCGAGCCGCGCGGCGAAACCAACGACAAGCGTTTGGCTCAAGCGCATCAAACCCGCAATCTGGCTGGTTCCCTTTGCGCTTTTTTTCTACCTATTTCAACTCGCGCCCATGATTTGGGTGCTGTTTAACAGCTTTATCTACGATGGAGAGTTCGCTCTCGATAACTACATCGAAGTACTCGATTCTGCGTTCATGCTGCAAGCATTCGGAAACAGTTTATGGCTGTCCGTTTGGTCGAGCATTTTCGGGCTCGCCATTGCGACGCTGTTGGTTTCTTCCTTACGCCGAGTAAACAGTAAGCTAAGAGACGCCGTGATTGCCTTCACCAACATGAGCAGCAACTTTGCAGGCGTACCTCTGTCGTTTGCCTTCATCATCATCTTAGGCACAAACGGCGCGATTACGTTGTTGCTCAAGCAATATGGTTTGCTCGGTGATTTTGACTTGTACGGCAAATGGGGCTTGCTGGCGATTTACATCTACTTCCAAATCCCACTGGCGGTTTTACTGCTTTATCCCGCTTTTGATGCGCTGAGCGATGATTGGCAAGCGGCGGCTGCACTGTTGGGGGCAAGAACTGCGCAATATTGGGCGAAAGTGGCTTTGCCTGTGCTTTCTCCTGCTCTATTTGGCACTTTCATTATTTTGATCGCCAATGCGATCGGCGCGTATGCCAGCGTCTATGCGCTCACTTCTGGTAACTACAACGTCATTACCATTCGTATTGCCAGTTTGGTCTCTGGTGATTTGTTCCTAGAGCCAAATTTAGCGGCCGCCATCTCGGTCATCTTAATGGCGCTGTTGGCGTTTATTACGGTGATTAACCAGTGGCTGATTGCCAAAAGTTACGCAGCTAAGAAAAGCAGGAAGTAA
- a CDS encoding alkaline phosphatase family protein, which produces MSNKVILVVLDGLNYQVARNCMGYLNGLLEHGHSRPEMRATLYPVQCELPSMSRPLYECILTGVRPVESGIVNNNIVRLSNHDSIFSLAKSQGKVTAAAAYHWVSELYNRAPFEPIRDRFTNDETMNIQHGCFYHWDHYPDEALFIDAEYLRRTHQPDFLLIHPMNIDDMGHKHGLDSRQYRNSARGADIILSNYIVQWLADGYQIIVTSDHGMNNDLSHGGILPEEREVPMFVIGDKFTHQECHVKQTEICGTVCQLLNLDHNKPYTQALLAL; this is translated from the coding sequence ATGAGCAATAAGGTTATCCTTGTTGTTCTAGATGGACTGAACTATCAGGTAGCCCGCAATTGCATGGGCTACCTAAACGGTCTACTAGAACATGGTCATTCACGACCAGAAATGCGCGCCACGCTTTACCCCGTGCAATGTGAACTCCCTTCAATGTCGCGTCCACTGTATGAGTGCATTTTAACTGGGGTTCGCCCCGTAGAAAGCGGCATTGTGAACAACAATATCGTTCGTCTGTCGAATCATGATTCCATCTTTAGTTTGGCAAAATCGCAAGGCAAAGTGACGGCGGCGGCGGCTTACCACTGGGTGAGCGAGCTCTATAACCGCGCCCCATTTGAGCCGATTCGCGATCGTTTTACGAACGATGAAACAATGAATATTCAGCACGGCTGTTTCTATCATTGGGATCATTATCCTGATGAAGCGCTTTTCATAGACGCGGAATATTTGCGTCGCACTCACCAGCCTGATTTTTTGCTAATCCACCCAATGAACATTGATGACATGGGTCACAAGCACGGGTTGGATTCTCGCCAATACCGCAACTCAGCACGTGGTGCAGACATCATTCTCTCCAATTACATCGTGCAATGGTTGGCCGATGGCTATCAGATCATCGTCACCAGTGACCATGGCATGAACAACGATCTTTCTCACGGCGGTATTCTCCCTGAAGAGCGTGAAGTTCCGATGTTTGTGATTGGCGACAAGTTCACACATCAAGAGTGTCACGTTAAGCAAACCGAGATTTGTGGCACGGTTTGTCAGTTGTTAAACCTTGACCACAATAAACCTTACACGCAAGCGTTGTTAGCACTATGA
- a CDS encoding ABC transporter substrate-binding protein — translation MKTLLSRSTAVPAKLLAATAITATLSAPAFSADANVESLVKAAQKEGSIYSVGMPDSWANWKDTWADLQSNYGLKHQDTDMSSAQEIAKFEAEKKNATADIGDVGFAFARVAVKKGVTQPYKPTTWNDIPDWAKDKDGHWALAYTGTISFISNNNLVKDAPKTWGDLLKGDYKVTVGDVGVAAQANNAVLAAAFANGGDESNLKPAIKFFAELAKQGRLSFTDPNIANLEKGEVEVAIMWDFNALNYRDKIDRKRFTVTIPQDGSVISGYTTIINKYAKNPNAAKLAREYIFSDQGQINLAEGYARPIRTSITLPKSVQNKLIANDQYSNVHPVTDFSAWEKSARKLPRQWQESVLIHQQ, via the coding sequence ATGAAAACTTTGCTTAGCCGTTCCACTGCCGTGCCTGCCAAACTGCTTGCAGCCACCGCAATTACAGCAACATTATCGGCGCCTGCTTTTTCAGCGGATGCCAATGTAGAATCCCTAGTAAAAGCCGCTCAAAAAGAAGGCTCGATTTACAGTGTGGGCATGCCAGACAGTTGGGCAAACTGGAAAGACACGTGGGCTGATTTGCAATCAAACTACGGTTTGAAACATCAAGACACTGACATGAGCTCTGCACAAGAAATCGCGAAATTCGAAGCAGAGAAGAAAAATGCGACCGCAGATATCGGTGACGTCGGTTTTGCATTTGCGCGAGTTGCCGTGAAAAAAGGCGTAACTCAACCGTATAAACCGACCACTTGGAATGACATTCCCGATTGGGCGAAAGATAAAGATGGCCACTGGGCGCTGGCATACACTGGCACTATCTCTTTTATCTCAAACAACAACCTAGTCAAAGACGCACCAAAAACTTGGGGTGACTTACTCAAAGGTGACTACAAAGTGACGGTTGGAGACGTAGGCGTTGCGGCGCAAGCGAACAACGCGGTTTTGGCAGCCGCTTTTGCCAACGGTGGTGACGAATCGAACCTTAAACCCGCAATCAAGTTCTTCGCTGAACTGGCGAAACAAGGTCGCTTGTCATTTACCGATCCGAACATCGCCAACTTAGAAAAAGGCGAAGTTGAAGTGGCGATCATGTGGGACTTCAACGCGCTGAACTACCGCGACAAGATTGACCGCAAGCGCTTTACTGTCACGATTCCACAAGATGGTTCCGTGATTTCTGGTTACACAACCATCATCAACAAATACGCGAAAAATCCAAACGCAGCCAAATTGGCTCGTGAGTACATCTTTAGTGACCAAGGCCAAATCAACCTAGCAGAAGGTTACGCACGTCCAATTCGCACCAGTATTACTCTGCCAAAATCTGTGCAAAACAAGCTGATTGCAAATGACCAGTACAGCAACGTTCACCCAGTGACCGACTTCTCTGCATGGGAAAAATCAGCACGTAAGCTGCCACGTCAATGGCAAGAAAGTGTATTGATTCACCAGCAGTAA
- a CDS encoding UTRA domain-containing protein, with protein MKTTGAGQLGTQLGKIKTSLRQQIHTGVVSQGQKLPSERELSELFSTTRITIKDALVSLETEGLIYREERRGWYVSPERICYNPLSRSHFHQMIREQHRIAATKLISVRSEMAAGDYAKALDVEQMTPIHIIERLRCIDGRAVLFVENVLKASLFDGILAENLTMSLTGIYREKYGYETMRSRFDVIPTSAPAHVAKALNLAEGQPVLKICRVNYKQDGELMDCELEYWRPDAVMIRIDSVG; from the coding sequence ATGAAAACAACAGGTGCAGGCCAGTTAGGGACGCAGTTAGGAAAAATTAAAACCAGTTTGAGACAGCAAATTCACACTGGCGTGGTTTCTCAAGGGCAAAAACTGCCTTCAGAAAGAGAGTTAAGTGAGCTGTTTTCTACCACCCGAATCACGATTAAAGATGCGTTAGTCTCGTTGGAAACTGAAGGGCTGATTTATCGAGAAGAGCGCCGTGGTTGGTACGTGTCTCCTGAGCGAATCTGCTACAACCCGTTGTCGCGTTCTCACTTTCATCAAATGATTCGTGAGCAGCATCGGATTGCAGCCACCAAACTGATCAGCGTGCGCAGTGAAATGGCGGCAGGGGATTACGCAAAAGCGCTTGATGTCGAGCAGATGACGCCAATCCACATCATTGAGCGTTTGCGTTGTATTGATGGACGAGCCGTGCTGTTTGTTGAAAACGTTCTAAAAGCGAGTTTGTTTGATGGTATTTTGGCAGAGAATCTGACTATGTCGCTGACGGGCATTTACCGTGAGAAATATGGCTACGAAACAATGCGTTCTCGATTCGATGTCATTCCAACGTCAGCACCAGCACATGTGGCGAAAGCATTGAATCTGGCTGAAGGACAACCTGTACTGAAAATTTGTCGCGTGAACTACAAGCAAGATGGAGAGCTAATGGATTGCGAGTTGGAATACTGGCGACCTGACGCGGTGATGATTCGCATAGACAGCGTGGGATAA
- a CDS encoding BCCT family transporter yields MSNMTNAAPHTPIQEADYSAIHPPSLLKRLELTNPVFWLSGSFLSLFVLLALTNTESLTAMVNAGFGFATKYFGAYWQVLLLLNFLIGLALAFGRTGYVRLGGLAKPDIDTFKWLSIVLCTLLAGGGVFWAAAEPIAHFVTAPPLYGEASPKTSAINALSQSFMHWGFLAWAILGCLSSIVLMHLHYDKGLPLKPRTLLYPIFGDKAIHGWIGNLADACSIIAVAAGTIGPIGFLGLQISYALNSLFGFPDNFITQSMVIVAAIVMYTLSALSGVSKGIQLVSRYNIILSVLLIGYILFFGPTSFIIDGYVQGVGRMVDNFFPMALYRGDTGWLSWWTVFFWGWFIGYGPMMAIFIARISRGRTIRQLILSISIAAPLITCFWFSIVGGSGLAFELANPGLISSAFEGFNLPAVLLAITGELPFPMIISVLFLILTTTFIVTTGDSMTYTISVVMTGSAEPNAVIRSFWGLMMGVVAIALISMGSGGITALQSFIVITAVPVSFILLPSILKAPGIANQMAKDQGLV; encoded by the coding sequence ATGTCAAATATGACGAATGCCGCCCCCCATACTCCTATTCAGGAAGCAGACTATTCTGCCATTCATCCCCCTTCCCTACTGAAACGCCTCGAACTCACCAATCCAGTATTCTGGTTGAGTGGTAGCTTCCTCAGTTTGTTCGTTCTGCTTGCATTGACGAACACCGAATCTCTAACCGCAATGGTTAACGCAGGCTTTGGGTTTGCGACAAAATATTTCGGAGCTTACTGGCAAGTATTGCTTCTTCTCAATTTCCTTATCGGTTTGGCTCTCGCGTTTGGTCGTACAGGGTATGTACGTTTGGGCGGCTTAGCGAAACCAGACATCGACACATTTAAATGGCTGTCGATTGTACTGTGCACCCTACTCGCTGGTGGTGGTGTTTTTTGGGCTGCTGCCGAGCCAATTGCTCACTTTGTTACAGCGCCACCTTTGTATGGTGAAGCTTCACCAAAAACTTCTGCAATCAATGCGTTATCTCAGTCGTTTATGCACTGGGGATTTTTGGCTTGGGCGATTCTCGGTTGCCTTTCATCCATCGTCTTGATGCACCTGCACTACGACAAAGGCTTGCCACTTAAACCACGCACGTTGCTTTACCCAATCTTTGGCGACAAAGCGATTCATGGCTGGATTGGTAACCTGGCGGATGCGTGCAGCATCATCGCCGTTGCCGCTGGTACTATCGGCCCTATTGGCTTTCTTGGTTTGCAAATCAGCTACGCGCTGAACTCATTATTTGGTTTCCCAGATAACTTCATTACCCAAAGCATGGTGATTGTCGCTGCCATCGTGATGTACACGCTTTCGGCGCTAAGTGGCGTAAGCAAAGGCATCCAACTTGTGAGCCGTTACAACATCATCCTGTCGGTACTGCTGATCGGTTACATCCTGTTCTTTGGCCCAACGAGCTTTATTATTGATGGCTATGTGCAAGGCGTAGGCCGCATGGTGGATAACTTCTTCCCGATGGCGCTTTATCGCGGTGACACTGGCTGGTTAAGCTGGTGGACGGTGTTCTTCTGGGGTTGGTTTATTGGTTACGGGCCAATGATGGCAATCTTCATCGCACGTATTTCGCGTGGCCGTACAATTCGCCAATTGATTTTGTCCATCAGTATTGCTGCGCCGCTGATCACCTGTTTTTGGTTCAGCATTGTGGGCGGTAGCGGTTTAGCATTCGAGCTCGCGAATCCGGGATTGATCTCTTCAGCGTTTGAAGGATTCAACCTTCCAGCCGTATTGCTTGCAATCACTGGTGAACTGCCATTTCCGATGATCATTTCGGTGCTGTTCTTGATTTTGACCACCACCTTCATCGTTACGACGGGTGACTCGATGACCTACACCATCAGTGTGGTAATGACGGGTTCTGCAGAGCCAAACGCCGTGATTCGCTCGTTTTGGGGATTGATGATGGGCGTTGTGGCTATCGCGCTGATTTCTATGGGTTCTGGCGGCATCACTGCGCTGCAATCCTTCATTGTGATTACCGCAGTTCCTGTATCTTTCATTTTGCTACCTAGTATTTTGAAAGCACCGGGCATTGCCAATCAAATGGCGAAGGATCAAGGTTTGGTTTAA